In one window of Thalassophryne amazonica chromosome 9, fThaAma1.1, whole genome shotgun sequence DNA:
- the si:ch1073-303d10.1 gene encoding protein LBH, with protein MSCIPSSYSMTTILSPVESQMEENSGQRRGSRVYQIFPEVNTDEDSETYPDDFMYNRERLPSIVVEPTELSEEIKGEHLLPQGYMGNSVEQQDEEDSTADQTEDLVDGEQQEDTGTEGSPVYRKASIGPSQSQLSLSRLTPPASPTPPDREAAPPSLRS; from the exons tATGACCACCATTCTTAGTCCAGTAGAGTCACAGATGGAAGAGAATTCAGGTCAGAGAAGAGGGAGTCGAGTCTACCAG ATTTTTCCAGAAGTCAATACGGATGAAGACTCAGAAACTTATCCTGATGACTTCATGTACAATAGGGAGCGTCTCCCATCTATTGTTGTGGAGCCCACAGAGCTCAGTGAGGAGATCAAGGGTGAGCACTTGCTTCCTCAAGGTTACATGGGCAACAGTGTGGAACAACAAGATGAGGAGGACAGCACAGCTGATCAGACAGAGGACTTAGTGGATGGAGAGCAGCAGGAGGACACTGGGACAGAAGGCAG tCCTGTTTACAGGAAGGCTTCTATTGGACCCTCCCAAAGTCAACTATCTCTCTCCCGACTGACCCCACCTGCTTCTCCAACACCCCCTGACCGTGAGGCTGCCCCGCCCAGCCTGAGGAGTTGA